A stretch of DNA from Kiloniellales bacterium:
ATAGTCACGGGCGAGACCAGGCCCGCTCAGAAAGGTTTCGATGCAGCCGCTGCGCCCGCAATAGCAGGACGGGCCTGGACGTTCCTCGTCCCGCGGCCAGGGCAGCGGGTTGTGCCCCCACTCGCCGCCGATCGCGTTGTGGCCGGTCAGCGGCCTGCCGCCGATGACGAGGCCGCCGCCGACACCGGTGCCGAGAATGACGCCGAACACCGGGTCGGAGCCCGCCGCCGCGCCGTCGACCGCTTCGGAAAGAGCGAAGCAGTTGGCGTCGTTGGCGATCCGGACCGGCCGCGCCAGGGCCCGGGAAAGATCCCGGTCCAGGGGGCGGCCTATGAGCCAGGTCGAGTTGGCGTTCTTGACCTGCCCGGTGGCGAGGGACAAAGCGCCCGGAATGCCGACGCCGACGCTGCCCTTCCGGCCGAGCGAGGCCTCGACGGCAGCCACCAGCCGGCTGATGGCCAGAATAGTCCCGTCGTAGTCGTCGCGCGGGCTGGCGCATCGCCTGCGGTCCAGGATGGTCCCGTCGGGACCTAGGGCGGCCGCCTCGATCTTGGTGCCGCCGAGATCGATCCCGATACGCACGGCGGGCTAGCGCCTCTTGTCCCGCGAGGAACGCCCAGGAGCGCGGAATACTGGCATTCCAGGATTTGCTAACGAAATATTAACTTTGGTTAAGTACCACACTTGATAGTCTCACAGTTAGTGGGACCGACGCCGCGGAGCGGTCTGAAGGCCGGACAAGACGGCTGGAAACGGTCGTGCGGGAATCAGCCAATCCGTCTGGATAGTGATAGCCAAGGGGTTTCCGGAGATGGCGGGTCAAGAAAACACCAAGGCGAGCAACGGGTCGCCGAGCGCGAACGGCGCCGCGAAGACGGTCATGGTGGTCGAGGACAACGACCTGAACATGAAGCTCTTCCACGATCTGCTGGAAGCCCATGGTTACAATATCCTACAAACCAAGGACGGGATGGAAGCGCTGCGGATGGCACGCGAGTATCGCCCTGACTTGATCCTGATGGATATCCAGCTTCCCGAGGTCTCCGGCCTCGAGGTTACGAAGTGGATCAAGGAAGACGATAGCCTGAAGTCGATCCCGGTTGTTGCCGTGACCGCCTTCGCCATGAAGGGCGATGAAGAGAAGATCCGGGAGGGCGGCTGCGAAGCCTATATCGCCAAGCCCATTTCCGTGACCAACTTTCTCCAAACGGTTGCGCGCTTCCTCAACTAGGTCGCCGAGGGCGATCGCTGGGGCCAGGTCATGACCGCGCGGATCCTCGTAGTCGACGACATTCTGCCGAACGTCAAGCTCCTCGAAGCGAAGCTCGCTGCCGAGTACTTCGACATCCTGACCGCGCTCGACGGCGCTGCGGCGATCGAGATCGCCGCCAAGGAGAAGCCCGACCTCATCCTGCTCGACGTCATGATGCCGGGCATGGACGGTTTCGAGGTCTGCCGTACGCTCAAGGCGGACGCCAAGACGCGGCACATCCCCGTCGTCATGGTCACCGCGCTGAGCGACGTCGCCGACCGGGTCCGCGGTCTGGAAGCCGGGGCCGACGACTTTCTCTCCAAGCCGGTCAACGACATCGCGCTGTTCGCGCGGGTCCGCTCCCTGGTCCGTCTCAAGATGATGATGGACGAGCTGCGGCTGAGGCAGGCGACCTCGGGCACCGAGGTGCTCTCCCAGGAGTCCCTCGGCGACGAGGACGCGTTCGAAAACGCCCGCGTCCTCCTGGTCGAGGAGAACAAGTTCACCGCCCAGAAGATCGCCGACTTCCTCACCCAGGGCGGACACGCGGTCGACCATGTCTCGATGACCGGCGACGGGCTCGCCATGGGGCGTCAGAACGACTACGACCTGATCATCGTGAACCTTCGGATCGGCGACGTCGACGGCTTGCGTCTCTGCTCGCAGTTCCGTTCCCAGGAACAAACCCGTCAGGTCCCGATTCTCCTGGTGCTGGACGACATGGACCTGCCGGACCTCGCCAAGGGCCTGGATCTCGGCGTGAACGACTACCTGATCAAGCCGGTCGATCGGAACGAGCTGCTGGCCCGATCGAAGACGCAGATCCGCCGCCGGCGCTACCACCGCAAGCTCCGCAGCATGCTGCAGAGCAGCGTGTCCATGGCCTTCACCGACTCCCTGACCGGGATCTACAACCGGCGCTACATGAACTCGCACCTCGAGCGCAAGATCATGGAGATCGAGCAGTCGGCCAAACCGGTCTCGGTGATGCTGTTCGACATCGACTTCTTCAAGCAGATCAACGACACCCACGGACACGCCGCGGGCGACACGGTGCTCCGCGAGCTCGCCCAGAAGGTCAGCGACAACGTGCGCGACTTTGATCTCGTGGCCCGCTACGGCGGTGAGGAGTTCGTGGTGATCATGCCCAACGCCACGCCCGACGAGGCTTTCTCGGTCGCCGAGCGGGTCCGCAACGTGATCCAGCGCACGGAGTACGCGATCGAGGGGCGGGAAGAGCCTCTGAGCGTCACGATCTCGGTCGGTGTCGCGACCACGACCGACCCCAACGAACTGGCCGAATCGCTGCTGGACAGGGCGGACAAGGCGCTCTACGAGGCCAAGCGCTCCGGGCGCAATCAGAGCCGCTCGGCCGAGCTGGACAGCCCGCCGGCCGCCGGCAAGGCCGCCGTCGCCGGGGGCTGATCCGGCTCATCCCTGTGCGTGAACGGCCGCCCCAGAGGACGGCCGCTTATAACATTTAACCGCTTGGTCTGGCGGTCCCGTCAAAGCGGGATCCGCTTATGACGAGAGGCTGGAACGGCCTCACTTCATCTTGGCTTCCTTGAACAGCACGTGCTTGCGCGCGACCGGGTCGTACTTCTTGAGGTTGAGCTTCTCGGTCATCGTGCGCGCGTTCTTCTTGGTGATGTAGAAGTATCCCGTGTCGGCGGTGCTGACGAGCTTGATCTGCTGGGTCGTAGGTTTGGCCATGGTGTCGTCCTCGCCGCCCGAGGCGGTCAGCGCTTGGTTCAGGGTGTCCGGAAAATAGTGGCTGCTCGGATTAAGTCAAGCCGCCGCCGGCGTATCGGGCCTAGAGCGGATTCACCGGGTTTGCCGCCCCGTTCGGGAGCGGCGGATCGGCGCTCTGGCGCGCCGCGACCAGCAGAACAGCGCCGCCGCGGGTTCTTCGGCCGCGCCGCGCTGCGCCAGGGCCTCGCGCAGCACCATCTGGGTAACGTCGACCACGGGCAGCCGGTCGACCTCGGCGACCGGGACCCAGTTGAGATCGACCAGCTCGCCGTTGCCGCTCAGGCGGCCCTGGGCCAGCCCGCCGTCGGCCCGGAAGAAGCGGGTGTGGAAGCGGATCGGCGAGTCGGTCGGCGTGATGGCCCGGGCCGTCAGGTGG
This window harbors:
- a CDS encoding ROK family protein; protein product: MRIGIDLGGTKIEAAALGPDGTILDRRRCASPRDDYDGTILAISRLVAAVEASLGRKGSVGVGIPGALSLATGQVKNANSTWLIGRPLDRDLSRALARPVRIANDANCFALSEAVDGAAAGSDPVFGVILGTGVGGGLVIGGRPLTGHNAIGGEWGHNPLPWPRDEERPGPSCYCGRSGCIETFLSGPGLARDYAEAAGAALAPAEIIARAEQGDGPAEQALERYEDRLARALASVINIVDPAVIVLGGGLSNLARLYRGLPPRLPAYVFSDRVDTRIVPPHYGDSSGVRGAAWLWPPARPEEP
- a CDS encoding response regulator, translated to MAGQENTKASNGSPSANGAAKTVMVVEDNDLNMKLFHDLLEAHGYNILQTKDGMEALRMAREYRPDLILMDIQLPEVSGLEVTKWIKEDDSLKSIPVVAVTAFAMKGDEEKIREGGCEAYIAKPISVTNFLQTVARFLN
- a CDS encoding PleD family two-component system response regulator, which gives rise to MTARILVVDDILPNVKLLEAKLAAEYFDILTALDGAAAIEIAAKEKPDLILLDVMMPGMDGFEVCRTLKADAKTRHIPVVMVTALSDVADRVRGLEAGADDFLSKPVNDIALFARVRSLVRLKMMMDELRLRQATSGTEVLSQESLGDEDAFENARVLLVEENKFTAQKIADFLTQGGHAVDHVSMTGDGLAMGRQNDYDLIIVNLRIGDVDGLRLCSQFRSQEQTRQVPILLVLDDMDLPDLAKGLDLGVNDYLIKPVDRNELLARSKTQIRRRRYHRKLRSMLQSSVSMAFTDSLTGIYNRRYMNSHLERKIMEIEQSAKPVSVMLFDIDFFKQINDTHGHAAGDTVLRELAQKVSDNVRDFDLVARYGGEEFVVIMPNATPDEAFSVAERVRNVIQRTEYAIEGREEPLSVTISVGVATTTDPNELAESLLDRADKALYEAKRSGRNQSRSAELDSPPAAGKAAVAGG
- the rpmG gene encoding 50S ribosomal protein L33, translated to MAKPTTQQIKLVSTADTGYFYITKKNARTMTEKLNLKKYDPVARKHVLFKEAKMK